A section of the Malus sylvestris chromosome 17, drMalSylv7.2, whole genome shotgun sequence genome encodes:
- the LOC126609649 gene encoding receptor protein kinase-like protein ZAR1, giving the protein MVLQVLCLAFLVCNSLSLVSCINEEGLALLSFKESLTKNPESSLSTWNSSDQTPCSWVGVTCREEKVVSLSIPNKQLSGNFPRALGNLSALRHLNLRGNKLSGSLPSELFNAKELQSLVLSGNSLSGSVPAEIGKLSYLQTLDLSQNSFNGSIPSSIVQCKRLKILVLAQNHFSGSLPQGMGISFVHLQKLNISFNILGGSIPEEMSNLSSLRSTLDMSHNLFNGSIPPSLGSLPETVYIDLSYNNLSGPIPLNGALINIGPTAFVGNRLLCGLPLKISCSSGSQSLNSQNSGSSSGTNGKHNNSSRGIFVITVAAGVMAGIFIAGFLFSNWYKKVCTCKIREHFAGCKFEQKLKAGNDLFCFKRHGMDTVPENLEHYYFVQVDLQVNLDLDKLLKSSAFLLGNSGIGIVYRVVLEDGRTVAVRRLGDGGSQRFKVFQNQIEAIGKMRHPNIVNLLAYCWSVDEKLLIYDYIPNGDLASAIHGKPGMVSFTPLSWPARLKIMNGLAKGLAYIHEFSPRRYVHGNLRPRNVLLGQNMEPRISDFGLGRLANLTEESLSSSSFQLEQIMAETPPQNSPYVQRTSSSLAAPGPCYKAPEASKVTKPSQKWDVYSFGVVILEMISAKMPFMRIGSLEMDLIQQFQLCIEERKPLCDLLDPFLAPDVDMKEEIVAVLKIALACVHKSPEKRPSMRFVCDNLARLA; this is encoded by the exons ATGGTTTTGCAAGTTCTTTGCTTGGCTTTCCTTGTATGCAACTCTCTCTCACTTGTCAGTTGTATAAATGAAGAAGGATTGGCTCTACTTTCGTTCAAGGAATCCTTAACGAAAAACCCCGAAAGCTCTCTGAGTACCTGGAACTCATCAGACCAAACCCCATGTTCATGGGTTGGAGTTACATGCAGAGAAGAAAAGGTTGTATCTCTCAGTATTCCAAACAAACAGCTTTCTGGGAATTTCCCTCGTGCTCTTGGGAACCTCTCCGCCCTGCGCCATCTGAATCTCCGGGGGAACAAACTCTCCGGAAGCTTGCCGTCTGAGCTTTTCAATGCAAAAGAGCTCCAGAGCTTGGTGCTGTCGGGAAATTCATTATCTGGTTCTGTTCCAGCTGAGATAGGGAAGCTCAGTTACCTGCAAACATTAGATCTTTCGCAAAATTCATTCAATGGTTCGATACCTTCATCTATAGTTCAGTGCAAGAGACTAAAGATCCTTGTCCTTGCTCAAAACCATTTCTCTGGCTCCCTTCCACAAGGTATGGGAATCAGTTTTGTTCATCTTCAAAagctcaatatttccttcaatattctCGGCGGTTCGATTCCTGAGGAAATGAGCAACTTGTCAAGTTTGAGATCAACACTTGATATGTCTCATAACTTGTTCAACGGTTCTATTCCGCCATCCCTAGGAAGCTTGCCTGAGACAGTATACATTGATCTCAGTTACAACAATCTCAGTGGACCGATTCCACTGAATGGTGCTCTGATCAATATAGGACCAACGGCTTTCGTAGGCAATCGTTTACTCTGTGGACTGCCGTTGAAGATTTCATGCTCTTCAGGCAGTCAAAGCTTAAATTCTCAAAATTCAGGCAGCAGCTCTGGTACAAATGGGAAACACAACAACTCAAGCAGAGGTATTTTTGTGATTACTGTTGCTGCAGGCGTCATGGCTGGAATTTTTATTGCTGGGTTTTTGTTCTCCAACTGGTACAAGAAGGTTTGTACCTGCAAAATACGTGAACATTTTGCTGGCTgcaaatttgaacaaaaactAAAGGCCGGAAATGACCTATTCTGCTTCAAAAGACATGGCATGGATACCGTACCAGAGAATTTGGAGCATTACTATTTTGTGCAAGTGGATCTGCAGGTGAATTTAGATCTTGACAAACTGCTGAAATCATCTGCTTTTCTTCTGGGTAATAGTGGGATCGGGATTGTGTACAGAGTTGTTCTTGAAGACGGAAGAACTGTAGCAGTGAGAAGATTGGGAGATGGAGGTTCCCAAAGGTTCAAGGTATTCCAAAATCAAATTGAAGCAATAGGAAAGATGAGGCATCCAAATATTGTGAATCTTTTAGCATATTGCTGGTCTGTTGATGAGAAACTGCTTATCTATGATTATATCCCAAATGGTGACCTTGCTTCTGCAATTCATG GAAAACCTGGAATGGTATCCTTCACACCTCTTTCTTGGCCTGCACGTCTGAAAATCATGAATGGCTTGGCAAAAGGATTGGCTTATATTCATGAATTTAGTCCAAGAAGATATGTGCATGGAAACTTGAGGCCTAGAAACGTACTGCTTGGACAAAACATGGAACCCCGTATCTCCGACTTCGGACTAGGCCGCCTTGCTAACTTAACTGAAGAGTCCTTGTCATCATCGTCATTTCAACTGGAACAAATAATGGCTGAAACACCACCTCAGAATTCTCCATATGTGCAAAGGACATCGAGCTCACTAGCGGCACCTGGACCTTGCTATAAAGCTCCTGAAGCATCAAAAGTAACCAAGCCATCACAGAAATGGGATGTTTACTCATTTGGGGTAGTTATACTGGAGATGATTTCTGCTAAGATGCCATTTATGAGAATTGGTTCTTTGGAAATGGATTTGATACAACAGTTTCAGCTCTGCATTGAGGAAAGGAAGCCACTCTGCGATCTGTTGGATCCGTTCCTAGCTCCTGATGTAGACATGAAAGAGGAGATTGTCGCAGTGCTGAAAATCGCTCTTGCTTGTGTTCATAAAAGCCCTGAAAAGAGACCTTCTATGAGGTTTGTCTGTGATAATTTGGCCAGGTTGGCCTAG